A section of the Lathamus discolor isolate bLatDis1 chromosome 6, bLatDis1.hap1, whole genome shotgun sequence genome encodes:
- the ATXN3 gene encoding ataxin-3 isoform X1 yields MESIFHERQEGSLCAQHCLNNLLQGEYFSPVELSSIAQQLDEEERMRMAEGGVSSEEYRTFLQQPSVNMDDSGFFSIQVISNALKVWGLELVLFNSPEYQRLGIDPINEKSFICNYKEHWFTVRKLGKQWFNLNSLLMGPELISDTYLALFLAQLQQEGYSIFVVKGDLPDCEADQLLQMIRVQQIQRPKLIGEETAQSRDQRLPRSDMDHAIDLNHPFDGTGMLDEDEENFQKALALSRQEMDMEDEEADLRRAIQLSMQGSRRSESSGSSPQNVPQLPHTSQADSLSSEELRRRRQAYFEKQQQQQQQQDRAQNLHNKPALSSSTLAADPGGDMSEEDMLQAAMNMSLESVRNNLNTEEEK; encoded by the exons CAAGAAGGCTCGTTGTGTGCTCAGCACTGTCTGAATAATTTGCTACAAGGGGAATATTTTAGTCCTGTTGAGTTATCCTCTATTGCACAGCAGTtggatgaagaagaaagaatgagaaTGGCAGAAGGAGGAGTGTCTAGTGAAGAATATAGAACATTTTTACAG CAGCCTTCTGTAAATATGGATGATAGCGGATTCTTCTCAATTCAA GTTATAAGCAATGCCTTGAAAGTTTGGGGTTTAGAACTAGTCCTCTTCAACAGCCCAGAGTATCAGAGGCTTGGGATCGACCCTAt aaatgaaaaatcatttaTTTGTAATTATAAGGAACACTGGTTTACAGTTCGAAAGTTAGGAAAACAG TGGTTTAACTTGAACTCTCTCTTGATGGGTCCAGAACTAATATCAGATACATATCTTGCACTTTTCTTGGCTCAATTACAACAGGAAG gTTATTCCATATTTGTAGTAAAAGGTGACCTGCCAGACTGTGAGGCTGACCAGCTATTGCAGATGATTCGGGTACAGCAGATACAGCGACCAAAATTAATTGGAGAAGAGACAGCACAATCAAGAGATCAGAG ACTACCCAGAAGTGATATGGACCATGCAATAGATCTTAACCATCCTTTTGATGGAACAGGCATGCTAGATGAAGATGAAGAGAATTTTCAGAAAGCCCTGGCTCTAAGTAGGCAGGAAATGGATATGGAAGATGAAGAGGCTGATCTTCGCAGAGCCATTCAACTCAGCATGCAAG GTAGTCGTCGAAGTGAGAGCTCAGGCTCATCACCACAGAATGTTCCTCAGTTGCCTCACACCAGTCAGGCAGACTCCCTTTCTTCAGAAGAACTGCGAAGGAGAAGACAAGCGTATTTTGAAAA gcagcaacaacagcaacagcagcaagatCGGGCCCAAAACCTACATAATAAGCCAGCTCTAAGCTCAAGCACTCTAGCAGCTGACCCag gagGTGATATGAGTGAAGAAGACATGCTTCAGGCAGCTATGAATATGTCTCTGGAATCTGTTAGAAACAACTTGAATAcagaagaggagaaatga
- the ATXN3 gene encoding ataxin-3 isoform X2, whose translation MRMAEGGVSSEEYRTFLQQPSVNMDDSGFFSIQVISNALKVWGLELVLFNSPEYQRLGIDPINEKSFICNYKEHWFTVRKLGKQWFNLNSLLMGPELISDTYLALFLAQLQQEGYSIFVVKGDLPDCEADQLLQMIRVQQIQRPKLIGEETAQSRDQRLPRSDMDHAIDLNHPFDGTGMLDEDEENFQKALALSRQEMDMEDEEADLRRAIQLSMQGSRRSESSGSSPQNVPQLPHTSQADSLSSEELRRRRQAYFEKQQQQQQQQDRAQNLHNKPALSSSTLAADPGGDMSEEDMLQAAMNMSLESVRNNLNTEEEK comes from the exons atgagaaTGGCAGAAGGAGGAGTGTCTAGTGAAGAATATAGAACATTTTTACAG CAGCCTTCTGTAAATATGGATGATAGCGGATTCTTCTCAATTCAA GTTATAAGCAATGCCTTGAAAGTTTGGGGTTTAGAACTAGTCCTCTTCAACAGCCCAGAGTATCAGAGGCTTGGGATCGACCCTAt aaatgaaaaatcatttaTTTGTAATTATAAGGAACACTGGTTTACAGTTCGAAAGTTAGGAAAACAG TGGTTTAACTTGAACTCTCTCTTGATGGGTCCAGAACTAATATCAGATACATATCTTGCACTTTTCTTGGCTCAATTACAACAGGAAG gTTATTCCATATTTGTAGTAAAAGGTGACCTGCCAGACTGTGAGGCTGACCAGCTATTGCAGATGATTCGGGTACAGCAGATACAGCGACCAAAATTAATTGGAGAAGAGACAGCACAATCAAGAGATCAGAG ACTACCCAGAAGTGATATGGACCATGCAATAGATCTTAACCATCCTTTTGATGGAACAGGCATGCTAGATGAAGATGAAGAGAATTTTCAGAAAGCCCTGGCTCTAAGTAGGCAGGAAATGGATATGGAAGATGAAGAGGCTGATCTTCGCAGAGCCATTCAACTCAGCATGCAAG GTAGTCGTCGAAGTGAGAGCTCAGGCTCATCACCACAGAATGTTCCTCAGTTGCCTCACACCAGTCAGGCAGACTCCCTTTCTTCAGAAGAACTGCGAAGGAGAAGACAAGCGTATTTTGAAAA gcagcaacaacagcaacagcagcaagatCGGGCCCAAAACCTACATAATAAGCCAGCTCTAAGCTCAAGCACTCTAGCAGCTGACCCag gagGTGATATGAGTGAAGAAGACATGCTTCAGGCAGCTATGAATATGTCTCTGGAATCTGTTAGAAACAACTTGAATAcagaagaggagaaatga